A single genomic interval of Bacteroidales bacterium harbors:
- a CDS encoding CZB domain-containing protein — MTKKDFLDALTDARTAHVKWHAYAQALAMGIESGAEKLPQLYTDCTFGKWYYSTGHFLSFMPEFREIEPIHENLHKLYIQIYQKYLSPDKVGLFFNSAKAKARKQKEMNIMVVQLKEISNILLDKMTLVETNLNNMSDDDLRVKIQ, encoded by the coding sequence ATGACTAAAAAAGATTTTTTAGATGCGTTAACTGACGCACGCACAGCACATGTTAAGTGGCATGCTTATGCACAAGCATTAGCAATGGGTATTGAATCGGGGGCAGAAAAATTACCGCAGTTATATACTGATTGCACTTTCGGGAAATGGTATTACAGCACAGGGCATTTTTTAAGTTTTATGCCTGAATTTCGTGAAATTGAGCCTATACATGAAAATTTACATAAATTGTATATACAAATTTATCAAAAATATTTGTCTCCTGACAAAGTCGGATTATTTTTCAATTCAGCAAAAGCTAAGGCTCGAAAACAAAAGGAAATGAACATTATGGTTGTTCAGTTAAAAGAAATTTCCAACATTTTACTTGACAAAATGACGCTTGTAGAAACAAACCTAAATAATATGTCTGATGATGATTTAAGAGTAAAGATACAATAG
- the hydF gene encoding [FeFe] hydrogenase H-cluster maturation GTPase HydF, which produces MKKGNDSKPHIGIFGRRNTGKSTLINLLTGQNVAIVSEIPGTTTDPVKKSIEIFGIGPAVVIDTAGIDDIGEIGEKRVKKTKEVLKIIDLAVLMISNNNFDKFEENLILELENWNVPYFIIYNKSDIEAISDNCSQKIKKYAKKDVLSFSSKGSANTQMIIERMKETIPRTIFRKKSLLGHVIKKNEHVLLVTPIDNEAPEGRMILPQVMAIRDVLDNDCVNIVLKETQLEHYLNTCSIKPKIVITDSQAFSYVKSVVPENIMLTGFSVLFAYFKGNFEAYLKGTQKLDTLKDNDRVLMLESCTHQVNCDDIGRYKIPNWIKKHTNKNINFDVVSGLNKVERDIEDYSLIIQCGGCMVTKKQLTNRLKPAVDKQIPVTNYGMTIAWLNGIFERTTAPFKEIFND; this is translated from the coding sequence ATGAAAAAAGGTAACGATTCAAAACCGCATATCGGTATTTTCGGAAGAAGAAATACCGGAAAAAGCACACTTATCAATTTGTTGACAGGACAAAATGTTGCCATTGTTTCAGAAATTCCGGGAACAACCACCGATCCCGTAAAAAAATCAATTGAAATTTTCGGAATAGGCCCTGCTGTTGTAATTGATACTGCCGGAATTGATGATATAGGAGAAATAGGAGAAAAAAGAGTAAAAAAAACCAAAGAAGTGCTGAAAATTATAGATTTAGCCGTTCTGATGATTTCAAATAATAATTTCGATAAATTTGAGGAAAATTTAATTCTTGAGCTTGAAAATTGGAATGTACCGTATTTTATAATTTATAATAAATCAGACATTGAAGCTATTTCGGACAATTGCAGTCAAAAAATTAAAAAATATGCAAAAAAGGATGTGTTGTCTTTTAGTTCAAAAGGAAGCGCTAATACACAGATGATAATTGAAAGAATGAAAGAGACCATTCCCAGAACAATTTTCCGAAAAAAATCACTTTTAGGACATGTTATCAAAAAAAATGAACACGTACTTTTAGTTACTCCCATTGACAATGAGGCTCCCGAGGGTCGAATGATTTTGCCGCAAGTTATGGCAATAAGAGACGTGCTGGATAATGATTGTGTTAACATTGTTTTAAAAGAAACCCAACTTGAACATTATTTGAATACCTGTTCAATTAAACCAAAAATTGTTATAACAGACAGCCAAGCATTCAGTTATGTAAAGTCAGTTGTCCCTGAAAATATTATGTTAACCGGGTTCAGTGTGTTATTTGCATATTTCAAAGGAAATTTTGAAGCTTATTTAAAAGGAACACAAAAGCTTGACACCTTAAAAGATAACGACAGAGTTTTGATGTTAGAATCTTGCACACATCAGGTAAACTGTGATGATATAGGAAGATATAAAATTCCGAACTGGATAAAAAAACATACCAATAAAAATATTAATTTTGATGTCGTATCCGGGTTGAATAAAGTTGAACGAGATATTGAAGATTACTCCTTAATAATTCAATGTGGCGGATGCATGGTTACAAAAAAACAACTTACGAACCGTTTAAAACCTGCTGTTGACAAACAAATACCCGTTACAAATTACGGAATGACGATTGCCTGGCTAAACGGCATCTTCGAACGAACAACTGCACCTTTTAAAGAAATATTTAATGATTGA
- the hydE gene encoding [FeFe] hydrogenase H-cluster radical SAM maturase HydE, which translates to MIDIKKTLKKKELSKGDLIFLLSQYNKDERQLIFEKAREVKKKYVGNKIYLRGLIEYSNNCKKNCLYCGIRYNNKKVKRYVVKDEDVLQCADYAFKNNYASIVLQSGEISNKYFVQKISNLLKEIHQLTDNSLKVTLSCGEQTKETYKRWFEAGAHRYLLRIESSNKNIYNNIHPNDIKHNYEKRIQALQNLKEIGYQVGSGIMIGLPEQSIEDLADDLLFLKNINVDMVGMGPYVEHTDTPLYQKKELLLSKNGRYNLSMIMFALLRIIMKDINIASTTALDAISDFGRIEALNIAANVLMPNLTPTNYIANYNLYNNKPNSLLAYKLTNHIEQYKNRHGCSIAYGEHGNSKHFNLRTQKK; encoded by the coding sequence ATGATTGACATAAAAAAAACATTAAAAAAGAAAGAATTATCCAAAGGCGATTTAATTTTTTTATTGTCACAATACAATAAAGACGAACGTCAATTAATTTTCGAAAAAGCAAGAGAGGTAAAGAAAAAATATGTCGGGAATAAAATATATCTAAGAGGTTTAATTGAATATTCAAATAATTGCAAAAAAAATTGCCTGTATTGCGGCATTAGATATAATAATAAAAAAGTGAAGCGTTATGTTGTAAAAGACGAAGATGTTTTGCAATGTGCAGATTATGCTTTCAAAAATAATTATGCTTCAATTGTATTACAGTCAGGCGAAATAAGTAATAAATACTTTGTTCAGAAAATTTCAAATTTATTAAAAGAAATTCATCAATTAACCGATAATTCCCTAAAAGTAACTTTATCTTGCGGAGAACAAACAAAAGAAACATATAAAAGATGGTTTGAAGCCGGTGCTCATCGGTATTTGTTGAGAATAGAAAGTTCAAATAAAAATATTTACAACAATATTCATCCGAACGATATCAAACATAATTATGAAAAACGAATACAAGCTTTACAGAATTTGAAAGAAATCGGATATCAAGTCGGTTCCGGAATAATGATCGGTTTACCCGAGCAAAGCATTGAAGATTTAGCCGATGATTTATTATTTCTAAAAAACATTAATGTTGATATGGTAGGAATGGGACCCTATGTAGAACATACCGACACGCCGTTATATCAAAAAAAAGAACTTCTGCTCAGCAAAAATGGACGATATAATTTATCTATGATAATGTTTGCACTGTTAAGAATAATTATGAAAGATATTAACATTGCATCAACAACTGCATTGGATGCAATATCCGATTTCGGACGTATCGAAGCCTTAAATATTGCAGCAAATGTATTAATGCCCAACCTCACACCTACAAATTATATTGCAAATTATAATTTATACAATAATAAACCTAATTCGTTGCTTGCCTACAAACTTACAAATCATATTGAGCAATATAAAAACCGTCACGGTTGTTCAATTGCCTACGGAGAACACGGTAATTCAAAGCATTTTAATTTAAGAACACAAAAAAAATAA